CGAATACATCTTCGGAGATGCTTATAGGGATTACTGCAAGAAGACGTGGCGGCTAATTCCTTACGTGTTTTAATCGATTAGGAGGTGAAGGATGTGAAATCATACAGGAAGGAACTTTTCTTCAACACCGCGACCAGGCGAGAGATAATCAATATCACTCCAGATGTCGAAAGAGCGCTCAAAGAAAGCGGAATCCAGGAAGGACTTCTGCTCGTGAACGCAATGCACATAACTGCAAGCGTGTTCATCAACGACAATGAATCCGGGCTTCATAATGACTTCGAGAAATGGCTTGAAAAGCTTGCGCCCGAGAAACCATACTCGCAGTACGAACACAACGGATTCGAAGACAATGCAGACGCCCACCTGAAGAGGACAGTAATGGGCAGGGAAGTGGTAGTAGCCGTTACTGAGGGAAGACTGGACTTTGGACCGTGGGAGCAGATCTTCTACTATGAACTGGACGGTATGAGAAGAAAGCGAGTTCTGATAAAAATAATCGGCGATTAAGATTCGAATTGCGACGCTTTTCAGAGGCTTTGTCAGAAATACCGGCCTAAACAGCTCCAGACAAACGGAGAGTCTCTTGTTTGCCTTTGCAACCTTCTTTCTATGATGTTATGGTAATAATAACACTATTATGG
The nucleotide sequence above comes from Mesotoga infera. Encoded proteins:
- a CDS encoding YjbQ family protein, whose amino-acid sequence is MKSYRKELFFNTATRREIINITPDVERALKESGIQEGLLLVNAMHITASVFINDNESGLHNDFEKWLEKLAPEKPYSQYEHNGFEDNADAHLKRTVMGREVVVAVTEGRLDFGPWEQIFYYELDGMRRKRVLIKIIGD